The Gemmatimonadota bacterium genome has a segment encoding these proteins:
- a CDS encoding Ig-like domain-containing protein has product MTQRLTQPRIADRRPAITLLVASMALVATGCEKIVVRDPCVLTVSTSVASVPLERGQTAQVNATSVPTGTCTSQQRFWQSSNTAVAAVSGEGMITGVGAGTATITVTERDETYGTTGVALVTVTVTVPVLVAIPVTSPTIDLGAARQLTAIVSGASNPAVQWTSSAPDVVAVSATGVASALGIGVAIVTARSVAVPAKAAATTLTVAVSVAASPAEATMGVGEALPLTAFVLGAVNKQVTWRSSNSAVATVNASGLVTAVGPGTASVIATATAAPSRSGTATITVTGPTSFPAGLAHRWTFAQSGGAGTALLDDVGGAHATIVEVGASDAVAQGGGVTMAGGARNASDYVALPGGLLSRHSSATIEIWGRQISPRIWARIFDFGSGPTNYLFMSWTQDARLTLDRVEWNLHA; this is encoded by the coding sequence ATGACACAGCGACTCACGCAGCCGCGGATAGCGGACCGACGGCCGGCGATCACCCTCCTCGTGGCGTCGATGGCCCTGGTGGCCACGGGGTGTGAGAAGATTGTCGTCCGTGACCCGTGCGTGCTCACGGTGTCGACCTCCGTCGCCAGCGTCCCGCTCGAACGCGGGCAGACGGCGCAGGTCAATGCGACGAGCGTCCCCACGGGAACCTGCACCTCACAACAGCGCTTCTGGCAAAGCAGCAACACGGCCGTCGCCGCCGTCTCCGGCGAAGGGATGATCACAGGGGTCGGCGCCGGGACCGCGACCATCACCGTGACGGAGCGCGACGAGACCTATGGGACGACGGGCGTGGCGTTGGTGACCGTGACCGTCACCGTCCCGGTCCTGGTCGCGATCCCGGTCACCTCGCCCACGATCGATCTCGGAGCGGCGCGCCAACTCACGGCGATCGTCTCTGGCGCGTCGAACCCCGCCGTCCAATGGACGTCGAGCGCACCCGACGTCGTGGCCGTGTCGGCCACTGGAGTGGCCAGCGCACTCGGCATCGGCGTGGCAATCGTCACCGCCCGGTCCGTCGCCGTTCCCGCGAAAGCGGCGGCGACCACGCTCACCGTTGCCGTCAGTGTGGCGGCGTCCCCGGCCGAGGCCACCATGGGTGTCGGCGAGGCGCTACCACTCACCGCCTTCGTCCTCGGCGCCGTGAACAAGCAGGTGACCTGGCGGAGCAGCAACTCCGCCGTCGCCACCGTCAACGCGTCGGGCCTCGTGACCGCCGTGGGCCCTGGTACGGCAAGCGTCATCGCGACCGCGACGGCCGCACCGAGTCGGAGTGGAACGGCGACGATCACGGTTACCGGACCGACGTCGTTTCCCGCTGGACTGGCGCACCGCTGGACGTTTGCGCAATCAGGAGGCGCCGGGACCGCGCTCCTCGACGATGTTGGCGGTGCTCACGCGACCATCGTGGAGGTAGGCGCAAGCGACGCCGTCGCGCAGGGGGGCGGCGTTACCATGGCCGGTGGCGCCCGCAATGCCTCGGACTATGTGGCACTGCCTGGGGGGCTCCTCTCCCGTCACAGCAGCGCGACCATCGAGATCTGGGGCCGCCAGATCTCACCCAGGATCTGGGCGCGCATTTTCGACTTTGGCTCGGGGCCGACGAACTACCTCTTCATGTCATGGACCCAGGACGCACGGCTCACACTGGACCGCGTGGAGTGGAACCTTCACGCCTAA
- a CDS encoding zinc-dependent metalloprotease, with product MTLRIRLAFGALGTLAIAACQSTQQPAPAPAPRPAVAPGNAARPNAGAPQAPAGQDTTRPPGAGGQPPAAGAPGEPTPRPYNRVVTPNAKTRDGLFKVHRVGSRLLFEIPRAAMNKELLLVVRGARVPVNAGYGGQQLGARRVVKWERRDNRVLLRNISYETVSDPGQPIAQAVSASNNDLVLGAFNVDAYGPDSAAVIDVTRLYTAPPTEIGPGNQFRGNPDPNRSFIEKALSFPTNVEVEALLTIPAAPGAAPGGGGGFQQAAAGTSSIVLHWSMVKLPEKPMMPRLHDKRIGFFSLNQIDYGRPEQRAQDRRYIVRWRLEKKDPNAAKSEPIKPITYYVDPATPDWLKPYVKKGIEAWQPAFEEAGFIKGIVAADPPANDPDWSPEDARYSVVRWLPSTIENAQGPNINDPRTGEILESDIYMYHNIMTLQRTWYFSQVAHLDPRARMWPFPNDLMGRLVEFVVAHEVGHTLGYQHDQKGSSLYPVDSVRSRTWVAKMGHAPSIMDYSRFNYTAQPEDNIALEDLIPRIGPWDKYITRWGYTPIPSARTTDDEWATLDRWSKEQDATPWLRFDVQDSRGADQSSHSEAVGDADPVKATGWGIKSIKQIVPLIVPATSQPGTDFDDMTLVYDRVIGQWGTELRHVTWVVGGTDAQEKYVGQDGPRYVPLSRARQKEAVKFLNDNAFATPTYFLVPEILRRIEVEGALRRINQQQAGILGGLLNDRRMERLVEFEALASNKADAYSLAEFVSDVRTGIFAELRASNPASDTYRRELQRSFITLAAAKVNPPPVNLPAGLPPGFAQQVGPARATSDVRAVFRAELAALDRDLASAAGRARDATTRAHIADARALIKRVLDPAR from the coding sequence ATGACCCTCAGGATTCGGCTGGCTTTTGGTGCCTTGGGCACCCTGGCCATTGCTGCTTGCCAGAGCACGCAGCAGCCCGCCCCTGCCCCCGCCCCACGCCCGGCCGTCGCGCCGGGCAATGCGGCCCGGCCCAATGCCGGTGCCCCGCAGGCCCCGGCGGGACAGGACACCACACGACCCCCAGGTGCCGGAGGACAACCCCCGGCCGCAGGAGCCCCGGGTGAGCCGACGCCACGGCCCTACAACCGGGTGGTCACGCCTAACGCGAAGACACGCGACGGGCTCTTCAAGGTTCATCGCGTGGGCAGCCGCCTGCTCTTCGAGATCCCGCGCGCGGCCATGAACAAGGAACTGCTGCTCGTGGTGCGCGGCGCCCGCGTGCCCGTGAATGCCGGCTACGGCGGCCAACAACTGGGGGCCCGCCGTGTGGTGAAGTGGGAACGGCGCGACAACCGCGTCCTGCTTCGTAACATCTCCTACGAGACGGTGTCGGACCCGGGGCAGCCGATCGCGCAGGCGGTCAGCGCCTCCAACAACGACCTCGTGCTGGGGGCCTTCAATGTCGACGCGTACGGCCCGGACAGCGCGGCCGTCATCGACGTGACGCGCCTCTACACGGCCCCCCCAACGGAAATCGGCCCGGGGAACCAGTTCCGCGGCAACCCGGACCCGAACCGGTCCTTCATCGAAAAGGCGCTGTCCTTCCCGACGAACGTTGAGGTGGAGGCACTCCTCACGATCCCGGCCGCGCCCGGGGCCGCGCCCGGCGGTGGTGGTGGCTTCCAGCAGGCGGCCGCAGGTACGTCGTCCATCGTCCTGCACTGGTCGATGGTCAAGCTCCCGGAGAAGCCGATGATGCCGCGCCTGCACGACAAGCGCATCGGCTTCTTCTCGCTGAACCAGATCGACTACGGGCGTCCCGAGCAACGAGCCCAGGATCGCCGGTACATCGTGCGCTGGCGCCTGGAAAAGAAGGACCCCAACGCCGCCAAGTCGGAGCCGATCAAGCCGATCACGTATTATGTGGACCCGGCCACGCCGGACTGGCTCAAGCCGTACGTGAAGAAGGGCATCGAAGCCTGGCAGCCCGCCTTTGAAGAAGCCGGGTTCATCAAGGGCATCGTGGCCGCCGACCCCCCGGCCAACGACCCGGATTGGTCGCCCGAGGACGCCCGCTACTCCGTGGTCCGCTGGCTTCCGTCCACGATCGAGAACGCCCAGGGTCCGAACATCAACGACCCGCGCACCGGCGAGATCCTCGAGTCGGACATTTACATGTACCACAACATCATGACGCTACAGCGCACCTGGTATTTCAGCCAGGTGGCGCACTTGGACCCGCGCGCGCGCATGTGGCCGTTCCCCAACGACCTCATGGGTCGGCTCGTCGAGTTCGTTGTCGCGCACGAGGTCGGGCACACCCTCGGCTACCAGCACGACCAGAAGGGCAGCTCGCTGTACCCGGTGGACTCGGTGCGCTCGCGCACCTGGGTCGCAAAGATGGGCCACGCGCCGTCGATCATGGACTACTCGCGCTTCAACTACACGGCCCAACCCGAGGACAACATCGCGCTGGAGGACCTCATCCCCCGCATTGGCCCCTGGGACAAGTACATCACCCGCTGGGGCTACACCCCGATCCCGTCCGCCCGCACCACGGATGACGAATGGGCCACGCTGGATCGTTGGTCGAAGGAGCAGGATGCCACTCCATGGCTCCGCTTTGACGTCCAGGATTCCCGCGGCGCCGACCAGTCGTCGCACAGCGAGGCCGTCGGCGACGCCGACCCGGTAAAGGCCACCGGCTGGGGGATCAAGTCGATCAAGCAGATCGTCCCGCTCATCGTCCCGGCCACGAGCCAGCCGGGCACGGACTTCGACGACATGACCCTGGTGTACGATCGGGTGATCGGTCAGTGGGGCACCGAACTGCGCCACGTGACCTGGGTCGTTGGCGGCACCGACGCACAGGAGAAGTACGTCGGACAGGACGGCCCACGCTACGTCCCGTTGTCGCGCGCCCGGCAGAAGGAGGCCGTCAAGTTCCTCAACGACAACGCGTTCGCCACGCCCACCTACTTCCTCGTGCCGGAGATCCTCCGCCGCATCGAGGTCGAGGGTGCGCTGCGCCGGATCAACCAGCAGCAGGCCGGCATCCTGGGCGGCCTGCTGAATGACCGTCGCATGGAACGCCTGGTCGAGTTCGAGGCCCTCGCGTCGAACAAGGCGGATGCGTACTCCCTCGCCGAGTTTGTCAGTGATGTGCGCACCGGGATCTTCGCGGAACTACGCGCGTCCAACCCGGCGTCCGATACCTACCGTCGTGAGCTGCAGCGATCGTTCATCACCCTCGCCGCCGCCAAGGTCAACCCGCCACCGGTGAACCTGCCGGCCGGCCTCCCACCAGGTTTTGCCCAGCAAGTGGGACCGGCCCGGGCGACCAGCGACGTGCGCGCCGTCTTCCGCGCTGAACTCGCGGCCCTCGACCGGGATCTCGCGAGCGCCGCCGGACGCGCCCGCGACGCCACGACCCGCGCACACATCGCGGATGCGCGCGCCTTGATCAAGCGGGTCCTCGACCCGGCGCGCTAG
- a CDS encoding acetyl ornithine aminotransferase family protein yields the protein MPRTYPRIVTPPPGPRARAIVDRDREWTAQCYIKEYPLAIARGQGVMVEDVDGNRYLDFMAGIAVASTGYGHPEVVTAIQDAAAKFLHICGSDFYYEGMAALCEKLAAIAPGPTRKRVFLTNSGTEATEGAIKLARFSTRRTAIIAFKGAFHGRSTGAVSLTSSKARQHAGFGPLLPDVHHVDYAYRYRCRHCAHKSQCHLGCVTSIEEELFTRHLAPTDVAAIFVEPIQGEGGYVIPPPGFLAGLRELCDTHGILLVCDEVQSGIGRTGKMWACDHEGVEPDILLTAKGLGSGMPIGAMIVRESVDKWKNGSHGSTFGGNPVCCAAALATIGLVEKELMANAAVQGERLLAGARALMERHECIGDVRGRGLMVGIEFVRDRVTRDPHPELVDRIVNLAFTRGLLLLGAGKSALRLAPPLVIDAEDVDRGLAMLDHCIAEVSAP from the coding sequence ATGCCCCGCACATATCCCCGCATCGTCACTCCCCCGCCCGGCCCCCGCGCCCGCGCCATCGTCGACCGCGACCGCGAGTGGACGGCGCAGTGCTACATCAAGGAGTACCCGCTGGCCATCGCCCGGGGGCAGGGGGTCATGGTGGAGGACGTGGACGGGAACCGATACCTCGACTTCATGGCCGGCATCGCCGTCGCCTCGACCGGGTACGGCCATCCGGAAGTGGTGACGGCCATCCAGGACGCGGCGGCGAAGTTCCTCCACATCTGCGGGAGCGACTTCTACTACGAGGGGATGGCGGCGCTGTGCGAGAAACTCGCGGCGATTGCCCCCGGTCCCACGCGGAAGCGGGTCTTCCTGACCAACTCGGGGACGGAGGCAACCGAAGGGGCCATCAAGCTGGCGCGATTCTCCACCCGACGGACCGCGATCATCGCCTTCAAGGGCGCGTTTCACGGACGCTCGACGGGAGCCGTATCGCTCACGTCGAGCAAGGCACGCCAGCACGCGGGCTTTGGGCCCTTGCTGCCCGACGTGCACCACGTCGACTACGCCTACCGCTATCGCTGTCGCCACTGCGCCCACAAGTCGCAGTGCCACCTGGGGTGCGTGACGTCCATCGAGGAGGAGTTGTTCACCCGGCACCTCGCGCCTACCGATGTCGCGGCGATCTTTGTCGAGCCGATTCAAGGCGAGGGAGGTTACGTGATTCCCCCGCCAGGATTCCTCGCCGGGTTGCGCGAGCTGTGCGACACGCACGGGATCCTGCTCGTGTGCGACGAGGTGCAGAGCGGAATCGGGCGCACGGGGAAGATGTGGGCCTGCGATCACGAAGGGGTCGAGCCCGACATCCTCCTTACGGCCAAAGGCCTGGGTTCGGGGATGCCGATCGGCGCGATGATCGTGCGGGAGAGTGTGGACAAGTGGAAGAACGGCTCCCACGGCTCAACGTTCGGCGGAAATCCCGTGTGCTGTGCGGCGGCGCTCGCCACCATCGGCCTCGTCGAGAAGGAACTCATGGCCAACGCCGCGGTGCAGGGCGAGCGTCTGTTGGCCGGCGCGCGCGCGTTGATGGAGCGCCACGAATGCATCGGCGACGTCCGTGGACGCGGCCTGATGGTCGGGATCGAGTTCGTGCGCGACCGGGTCACGCGGGATCCCCATCCGGAGCTGGTGGACCGGATCGTGAACCTGGCGTTCACCCGAGGGTTGCTGTTGTTAGGCGCCGGGAAGAGCGCCCTGCGCCTGGCCCCGCCGTTGGTGATCGACGCAGAAGACGTGGATCGTGGCTTGGCCATGCTGGATCACTGCATCGCCGAGGTCTCTGCGCCGTAG
- a CDS encoding esterase: MPVVTYGHAGTPILLFPTAAADFLENERFFLVKAIEEHIMAGKVRLFSIDSINAHAWMDKHVPIPEKARRQALYQGYIEEELAPYIRQVSGDRNARALTTGASFGAFHAANTFLRRPDLFGGTIAMSGFYDLDRSYLNGYTDDNVYFNNPAWYLPNLGGHSLELLRGSSRIVIVTGQGPYEAPDRSRELSALLDAKGIPHWLDIWGHDVKHDWPWWRKMLPYHLEKMGL; this comes from the coding sequence ATGCCGGTGGTGACCTATGGCCACGCGGGCACCCCGATCCTGCTCTTCCCCACTGCGGCCGCCGACTTCCTCGAGAACGAGCGCTTCTTCCTCGTGAAGGCGATCGAGGAGCACATCATGGCGGGCAAGGTGCGGCTGTTCTCCATCGACAGCATCAATGCGCATGCGTGGATGGACAAGCACGTGCCGATCCCGGAGAAGGCCCGTCGGCAGGCCCTTTACCAGGGCTATATAGAAGAGGAGTTGGCCCCGTATATCCGGCAGGTTTCCGGGGATCGGAACGCCCGGGCGCTGACCACCGGGGCCTCATTCGGTGCCTTCCATGCGGCGAACACCTTCCTCCGCCGGCCGGACCTCTTTGGCGGGACGATCGCCATGAGCGGGTTCTACGACCTCGACCGGAGCTACCTGAACGGCTACACCGACGACAACGTCTACTTCAACAACCCGGCCTGGTACCTCCCCAACCTGGGTGGACACTCGCTGGAGCTGCTCCGCGGCAGCTCGCGCATCGTCATTGTCACCGGTCAGGGCCCGTACGAGGCGCCGGACCGGTCGCGGGAGTTGTCGGCCCTGCTGGACGCCAAGGGGATCCCACACTGGCTAGACATCTGGGGGCACGACGTGAAGCACGACTGGCCCTGGTGGCGCAAGATGTTGCCGTACCACCTGGAGAAGATGGGGCTCTAA
- a CDS encoding response regulator, translated as MPFVVLVALAAGALTARLGSAQEAPTYSDRYFTTRDGLPSQALTGIAQTRDGYLWVVAGGLLSRFDGVVFRSYSAGSSALLQSRVLAIGAGLGDTLWILGQSGAVVAFASGRFSEVVPPTPGPFRAIAQDARGDLYAIRTPNVVRFARERSAWVEVRPGVGVREMGLQSLGIDGRGDLWFLDSLNALHRVSGPTAGVRPTLGKASLVSSVTGRILSAESRNGRHRIFDAEGEESWSYPAPGNRRPQLVDGEGRLWVATDTSYEVYGRASERPVAVVARQRSPLAQLHRGAAGCLWETGIALRQICRTAFRSVRYGGAYIGRGPGASVLRRGPVGYLVAVTADGFSRPLSTWEGLRYANAHTDARGVLWWSANTGMNAWLRRSPAEHEGARLLPHPGAYAYAEHDRFPSVLWYVTDTTLVRYDHAASGESVDSVGLPGRVTALSVAADGSVWLTVILPDATSRLLHVEGRAVVSYGPGDGMPLVELRAVRAMDDGSVWVGTYGAGLVHVQDGRVRYVTTRDGLAENVVTSVLLDDTGNLWMGGNQSIHRAPLTQLSDFVAGRRSRVNGVGYSDADGIDTPETSGAPGFRDAIGHLWFPTIDGTVEVDPALAVAMDSLLPEVRIDEIVSVDDSLPRSDAPLRLTRGARRFTVRYAGVVMRKADAVRYQYRMDGVDGDWVDAGHVREATYNSVGPGTHTFRVRAVSAAGVPAPDEATVEILVPAFFVETPLFYLLLASAATTLLWGAIRHRERRHLGHQAALSQAVKVRTAELSDALETVGAQAAQLRTLDEAKSRFFANVSHEFRTPLSLILGPVDDLREGRFGALGAAAVRRLDGVRANAERLLQLVDQLLDIARLQAGALTLAARTQDLVPLLRRMADSFSSLAERKGINFRLSCPVSGLTVSCDADQMEKVVANLVGNALKFTPPGGSVELLATVESAEGAVVIQVVDTGPGIPQEYQARVFERFFQVNDSSTRSHEGTGIGLALVREIVQLHGGMVELQSTVGVGSRFSVRLPLAHAGLRATGEQRRETPEELTAVRRGPLPLPRPRDVAADAVTVLLVEDNADLLEYLREHLADRFRVLVADNGVRGLEMARAHHPDLVVSDVMMPEMDGQTLCEAIKGSAETDFIPVILLTARASRDSRLHGLAQGADDYLTKPVDLQELVIRIENLVASRRHVRERLRALDQSLPTIQVPLAAPPRDATERALVEKLSGELAKHLADADFDVHALARAMGMGRTTLYRKLTPLLGMSPLDALREYRLAQAAQWLAETPITVSEVAYGVGFRSVPHFSVSFRERYGESPSAYRQTRRRVQTG; from the coding sequence ATGCCTTTCGTGGTTCTCGTTGCGTTGGCCGCCGGTGCCCTGACGGCGCGGCTCGGTTCGGCCCAAGAGGCACCAACCTACTCGGACCGGTATTTCACGACGCGCGACGGGCTCCCGAGCCAGGCGCTCACGGGCATTGCGCAGACGCGCGACGGATACCTCTGGGTGGTCGCCGGTGGGCTGCTCTCTCGTTTCGACGGGGTCGTGTTCCGCTCGTATTCGGCAGGCAGCAGTGCGCTGCTGCAGAGTCGCGTCCTCGCCATCGGGGCGGGGCTCGGCGATACGCTATGGATCCTGGGTCAGTCAGGGGCCGTGGTGGCCTTTGCCAGTGGGCGTTTCTCGGAAGTCGTCCCCCCGACGCCGGGACCGTTTCGGGCGATCGCACAGGATGCCCGTGGCGACCTCTACGCGATTCGAACACCGAATGTGGTGCGATTTGCGCGCGAGCGCTCAGCGTGGGTTGAGGTCAGGCCGGGCGTGGGTGTGCGCGAGATGGGGCTCCAATCGCTGGGGATCGACGGCCGCGGCGATCTGTGGTTCCTGGACTCCCTGAATGCCCTGCACCGCGTCAGCGGGCCGACGGCTGGCGTGCGGCCGACCCTGGGAAAGGCAAGCCTCGTGTCATCTGTGACCGGGAGAATACTGAGCGCCGAGTCTCGCAACGGGAGGCATCGCATCTTCGATGCAGAAGGCGAGGAGAGTTGGTCGTACCCGGCTCCCGGAAACAGGAGGCCGCAGCTGGTGGACGGGGAGGGTCGTCTCTGGGTGGCGACCGACACATCGTATGAGGTGTATGGGCGCGCCAGCGAGCGCCCGGTTGCCGTGGTCGCCAGGCAGCGCAGTCCGCTGGCACAGCTCCACCGAGGGGCAGCGGGTTGCCTGTGGGAGACGGGTATCGCGCTGCGGCAGATCTGCCGGACAGCGTTCCGCAGCGTGCGGTACGGTGGAGCGTACATCGGCCGGGGGCCAGGTGCGTCGGTCCTCCGCCGCGGCCCGGTCGGTTACCTGGTGGCTGTGACGGCCGACGGCTTTTCAAGGCCATTGAGTACCTGGGAGGGGTTGCGGTACGCGAACGCGCATACGGACGCGCGTGGTGTCCTCTGGTGGTCGGCGAATACGGGGATGAACGCGTGGCTTCGGCGCTCACCAGCTGAACACGAGGGCGCGCGGCTGTTACCGCATCCGGGTGCGTATGCGTATGCCGAGCATGACCGCTTCCCAAGTGTCTTGTGGTACGTGACCGACACGACGCTTGTACGCTACGACCATGCGGCGAGTGGCGAGTCGGTGGACTCGGTGGGATTGCCCGGACGGGTCACCGCCCTGTCGGTGGCGGCTGACGGCTCGGTTTGGCTCACGGTGATCCTGCCGGATGCCACCTCGCGACTCTTGCACGTGGAGGGACGTGCCGTCGTAAGCTACGGACCAGGCGACGGGATGCCACTCGTTGAGCTGCGCGCCGTCCGGGCGATGGACGACGGGAGCGTGTGGGTGGGCACGTATGGTGCGGGCCTCGTGCACGTGCAGGACGGCCGCGTGCGGTACGTCACCACGCGTGATGGACTGGCAGAGAACGTGGTGACGAGTGTCTTGCTCGATGATACGGGGAATCTCTGGATGGGTGGGAACCAGAGTATTCACCGCGCGCCGCTCACCCAGCTGTCGGACTTCGTCGCGGGGCGTCGTTCGCGAGTGAATGGGGTCGGCTACAGCGACGCCGACGGGATCGACACGCCCGAGACGTCCGGGGCGCCCGGGTTCCGGGATGCCATCGGGCACCTGTGGTTTCCCACCATCGATGGCACCGTGGAGGTCGATCCGGCGTTGGCGGTGGCGATGGATTCCCTCCTGCCCGAGGTGCGGATCGATGAGATCGTGAGCGTGGACGATTCGCTGCCCCGGTCGGACGCTCCCCTGCGCTTGACTCGCGGTGCTCGCCGCTTCACGGTGCGTTATGCCGGCGTTGTCATGCGCAAGGCAGATGCGGTCAGGTACCAGTACCGCATGGACGGGGTGGATGGCGACTGGGTGGATGCAGGGCATGTGCGCGAGGCGACGTATAACTCCGTTGGCCCGGGCACACACACCTTTCGGGTCCGCGCCGTGAGTGCCGCCGGAGTCCCCGCGCCGGACGAAGCAACCGTTGAGATATTGGTGCCCGCCTTCTTCGTCGAGACGCCGCTGTTCTACCTGTTGCTCGCATCCGCTGCAACCACGCTATTGTGGGGAGCCATTCGCCACCGTGAGCGACGGCACCTGGGGCACCAGGCCGCCCTCTCGCAGGCCGTGAAGGTGCGGACAGCGGAACTCTCCGACGCGCTCGAGACGGTAGGCGCCCAGGCGGCCCAGCTGCGCACGCTCGATGAGGCAAAGTCGCGCTTCTTCGCCAACGTGAGCCACGAGTTTCGCACGCCGCTGTCCCTCATTCTCGGTCCGGTCGACGACCTTCGCGAAGGGCGCTTCGGCGCCCTCGGGGCTGCGGCCGTCCGGCGCCTCGACGGCGTGCGAGCGAATGCCGAGCGATTGCTCCAACTGGTCGATCAGTTGCTCGATATCGCCCGCCTGCAAGCCGGGGCCTTGACGTTGGCGGCGAGGACGCAGGACCTGGTGCCACTCCTCCGTCGCATGGCGGATTCCTTCTCGTCTCTCGCGGAGCGGAAGGGGATCAACTTCCGACTCTCGTGCCCGGTGTCAGGGCTCACGGTATCGTGCGATGCGGACCAGATGGAGAAAGTGGTCGCCAACCTCGTGGGCAATGCACTCAAGTTCACGCCGCCCGGCGGGTCCGTGGAACTCCTGGCGACCGTTGAGTCCGCGGAAGGGGCCGTTGTTATCCAGGTGGTGGATACCGGACCCGGCATTCCCCAGGAGTACCAGGCCCGCGTTTTCGAGCGCTTCTTCCAGGTGAACGACTCGTCGACCCGGTCGCATGAGGGCACCGGCATCGGGCTGGCCCTTGTCCGCGAGATCGTCCAGTTGCATGGCGGGATGGTCGAGCTGCAGAGCACCGTTGGGGTCGGGAGTCGGTTCAGTGTGCGCCTGCCCCTGGCCCACGCGGGGCTCCGCGCCACCGGGGAACAGCGCCGCGAGACTCCCGAGGAGCTGACTGCGGTGCGGCGTGGTCCGCTACCCTTGCCTCGGCCGCGAGACGTTGCGGCAGACGCGGTGACGGTGCTCCTGGTGGAAGACAACGCCGACCTGCTGGAATACTTGCGGGAGCACCTGGCCGATCGCTTCCGTGTCTTGGTGGCTGACAATGGCGTCCGTGGGTTGGAGATGGCTCGCGCCCATCACCCGGACTTGGTCGTCAGCGACGTGATGATGCCGGAGATGGACGGCCAAACCCTCTGCGAGGCGATCAAGGGGAGCGCCGAGACGGACTTCATCCCTGTCATCCTGCTCACCGCGAGGGCGTCGCGTGACTCGCGCCTCCATGGGCTTGCCCAGGGCGCCGACGACTACCTGACCAAGCCCGTTGACCTGCAGGAGCTGGTCATTCGGATCGAGAACCTCGTGGCGTCACGGCGCCATGTGCGTGAGCGCCTCCGTGCCCTCGACCAGTCCCTGCCAACCATACAGGTCCCCCTTGCCGCCCCACCGCGTGACGCGACCGAGCGCGCGCTGGTGGAGAAACTGTCTGGCGAATTGGCAAAGCACCTCGCGGATGCGGACTTCGACGTGCACGCCCTCGCCCGCGCGATGGGGATGGGTCGCACCACGTTGTATCGCAAGCTGACGCCGCTGCTCGGGATGTCGCCCCTGGATGCCTTGCGCGAGTATCGGTTGGCGCAGGCCGCGCAGTGGCTGGCCGAGACGCCGATCACGGTCAGCGAAGTGGCCTATGGCGTCGGCTTCCGGAGCGTCCCGCACTTCAGCGTCTCGTTTCGCGAGCGATACGGTGAGTCACCTTCGGCATACCGCCAGACGCGTCGCCGAGTGCAGACCGGATGA
- a CDS encoding amidase: protein MRTERGFTRMTLEEFEGWLPAQQVTRTVLSVQQHHTFLPAYGHFTGSNHFTLQQNMKHHHVSANGWADIGQHFTSFPDGTIVTGRPLESNPACIFGNNQHAICIEHLGNFDAGRDVMTPAHRQAILRMTAAICERFAIPVTADRVVYHHWYDLATGARTNGSGTTKSCPGTAFFGGNSVDQAQRNFLPKVRALLDGGTVIEAALPARGYVRVTADSLNVRRGAGPGTPRLRAVTAGTVLRVYDEANGWLRVSNAQDEWVSAKFTAPVERATVRASSLNVRSAPDRTADKVAAITRGQEVFIHERDNGWCRIGAEPRWVLGDFLVPA from the coding sequence ATGCGAACGGAGCGGGGATTCACCCGGATGACGCTCGAGGAGTTCGAGGGCTGGCTGCCGGCGCAGCAGGTCACGCGCACGGTGCTGTCGGTGCAGCAACACCACACCTTCCTCCCCGCGTACGGGCACTTCACCGGGTCGAATCACTTCACGCTCCAGCAGAACATGAAGCACCACCACGTGTCGGCCAACGGGTGGGCCGACATCGGGCAGCACTTCACCTCGTTCCCCGACGGGACGATCGTCACCGGGCGGCCGCTCGAGTCCAATCCCGCGTGCATCTTTGGCAACAACCAGCACGCCATCTGCATCGAGCACCTCGGCAACTTCGACGCCGGGCGGGACGTGATGACGCCGGCCCACCGACAGGCGATTCTGCGCATGACGGCCGCCATCTGCGAACGGTTTGCCATCCCGGTGACGGCGGACCGGGTGGTTTACCACCACTGGTATGACCTCGCGACCGGTGCGCGCACCAATGGCAGTGGCACCACCAAGAGTTGTCCCGGCACGGCGTTCTTTGGCGGGAACTCGGTGGACCAGGCGCAGCGCAACTTCCTCCCGAAGGTGCGCGCCCTGCTCGACGGCGGCACGGTGATTGAGGCGGCGCTGCCCGCGCGTGGCTACGTCCGCGTCACCGCCGACTCGCTCAACGTGCGCCGCGGTGCCGGCCCCGGTACGCCTCGCCTCCGGGCCGTCACGGCGGGGACCGTGCTCCGGGTCTACGACGAGGCGAACGGCTGGCTGCGCGTCTCGAACGCCCAGGACGAATGGGTGTCGGCCAAGTTCACGGCGCCGGTCGAGCGCGCGACGGTGCGGGCGAGCAGCCTCAATGTGCGCAGCGCCCCGGACCGCACCGCCGACAAGGTCGCGGCGATCACCCGCGGACAGGAAGTGTTCATCCACGAACGCGACAACGGCTGGTGTCGCATCGGCGCCGAACCGCGCTGGGTCCTTGGCGACTTCCTCGTTCCCGCCTGA